A stretch of DNA from Microbacterium sp. LWS13-1.2:
CCTCATGCACTGCCTGTGGGAGATCATCGACAACTCGGTCGATGAGGCCCTCGCCGGGCACGGCACGCGCATCGACATCGTGCTGCACGCGGACGGCAGCGTCGAGGTGCGCGACCGCGCCCGCGGCATCCCGGTCGACATCGAGCCGCGCACCGGACTGTCGGGCGTCGAGGTCGTCTTCACGAAGCTGCATGCCGGCGGCAAGTTCGGCGGCGGGTCGTACGCGGCATCAGGCGGCCTGCACGGCGTCGGCGCATCCGTCGTGAACGCGCTGTCGGAGCGCCTCGACGTCGAGGTCGACCGCGGCGGCAAGACATGGTCGATGTCGTTCCACCGCGGCGAGCCGGGCATCTTCTCCAACGGCAGCCCCGACTCCACGTTCACGCCGTTCGAGCAGCGCAGCGAGCTGCGGGTCGCCGGCCGCGCGGCGAAGGGCGTGACGGGAACCCGGATCCGCTACTGGGCCGACCCGCAGATCTTCACCAAGGACGCCGCGTTCAACCTGCAGGAGCTCGAGCAGCGCGCGCGACAGACCGCGTTCCTCGTCCCGGGCCTCGAGATCGTCATCCGCGACGAGCGCCCCGGCACCGAGTCCGGCGAGCCGGTCGAGACGAGCTACCGCTTCGACGGCGGCATCTCCGAGTTCGCCGACTTCCTCGCCCCGGACGCGGGAATCACCGACACCTGGCGCCTGACCGGGAGCGGCAGCTTCACCGAGACCGTCCCGGTGCTGCAGCCGTCCGGTGCGATGGTGCCCACCGAGGTCGAACGCGAATGCCACGTCGACGTCGCCGTCAGGTGGGGAACGGGCTACGAGACGGTGTCGCGCTCGTTCGTCAACATCATCGCCACGCCCAAGGGCGGCACGCACCAGCAGGGATTCGAGCAGGCCCTGATGAAGGTCCTCCGCGATCAGGTCACGCAGAACGCTCGGCGTCTCAAGGTCGGCAACGACAAGATCGAGAAGGACGACATCCTCGCCGGTCTCACCGCGGTGCTGACGGTGCGGGTGCCCGAGCCGCAGTTCGAGGGTCAGACGAAGGAGGTGCTCGGCACTCCTGCCGTGCGTCAGATCGTGTCGAACGTCGTCATCCGCGAGCTCTCGGCACGCTTCACGTCGTCCAAGCGCGACGACAAGGCGCAGACCAGCCTCCTGCTCGACAAGGTCGTCTCCGAGATGAAGGCGCGCATCTCCGCGCGCACGCACAAAGAGACGCAGCGTCGCAAGAACGCCCTGGAGTCCTCGTCGCTTCCGGCGAAGCTCGCCGACTGCCGGTCGAACGACGTCGGCGAGTCCGAGCTGTTCATCGTTGAGGGCGATTCGGCCCTCGGCACCGCCAAGCTCGCGCGCAACAGCGAGTTCCAGGCGCTGCTGCCGATCCGCGGCAAGATCCTCAACGTGCAGAAGGCGTCGATCAGCGACATGCTGTCGAACGCCGAGTGCGCGGCGATCATCCAGGTGATCGGCGCCGGCTCGGGTCGCTCGTTCGACCTGGAGGCGGCGCGCTACGGCAAGATCATCCTGATGAGCGACGCCGACGTCGACGGGGCACACATCCGCACCCTGCTGCTGACGCTGTTCTTCCGCTACATGCGGCCGCTCATCGACGAGGGACGCGTGTACGCCGCCGTGCCGCCGCTGCACCGCGTCGTCGTGATGAACCCCGGCACCAAGCCGAACGACACGATCTACACCTACTCCGAGGCGGAGCTGCACGGGCTGCTCACGAAGCTCGGCAAGGCCGGCAAGCGCTGGCAGGAGCCGGTGCAGCGCTACAAGGGCCTCGGCGAGATGGATGCCGACCAGCTGGCGACGACGACCATGGATCGCGCCGGCCGCACCCTGCGCCGCGTGCGGATGCAGGATGCCGAGGCTGCGACATCCGTCTTCGAACTGCTCATGGGCAACGACGTCGCCCCGCGCAAGGAGTTCATCATCGATTCCAGCGACCGGCTCGTGCGGGAGCGCATCGACGCCTGACGACCACCGGTCGTTGAGCGAGCGGAGCGAGACGAAACGCCGTCTGCTGCTCGCTCAACGACCGGTGAACGTCAGCGGATGCCGGTGCCGACCGCGCCGATGACCCCGTCCAGGGCCGTCCCCGACGCATCGCGCTTCGCGCCGGCCGCCGGCAGGGCGCGGACCGCCCCGTCGGAGCCGATGGCACGCGGATCGGTGCCCACCCAGGCGATGGTGAGCGCGTCCTCCCCGCGGAGGAATCGATGGGCTCGAACACCCCCGGTCGCGCGCCCCTTGGCGGGGAACTCGCTGAAGAGCGACACCTTGGCGCTGCCGGCGTCGGTGCCCGCGAGCGCGGTGGTCGAGCCGGCGATCGTCACCACGACGGCGTCAAACTCGGACGGCCCCACGACGTCGAACGCGATGACCTGCGCGCCGTCGGTGAGCCGCATCCCGGCCATGCCGCCGGCGGAGCGGCCCTGCGGGCGCACCGACGACGCGTCGAAGCGCAGGAGCTGGGAATCGCTCGCGACGAACACCAGCTCGGCGCCGTCGGATGCCGGCGCGGCGCCGACGACGCGATCGCCGTCCTTGAGCGAGATGATCTCGATGTCGTGCTTGTTGCCGAGCTCACTCGCGGCGACCCGCTTCACCACGCCCTGCGCGGTGCCGACGGCGATCGGCGGGGTGTCGGCGAGCGGGACCAGCGCGACGACGTGCTCGCCGCCACTCAGGCCGAGGTACTGATCGGCGCGTGTGCCGGCGCCCAGCTGCACCGAGTTGCCGGGGACCGAAGGCAGGTCGACGGGGGAGAGGCGCACCAGGCGGCCGAGGCTCGTCACCGCACCGATGTCGCCGCGGGTCGTCGCGTCCACCGAGGAGCGGATCGCGTCGTGCTTCGAGCGGCGTGCCGGGGCCACGACGCCGCCACCGGGCGCATCGGCGACCAGCTCGGCGCGGACCATGCGTCCGGTGGCCGAGAGGAAGACGCGACACGGGGCATCCGCGATCTGCAGGTCGGCGGCCGCCGCGGCGGCGCGTGAGCGCGGCTGCACCGGACCGCCGTTGAGCAGCAGGGTGCGCCGCGGAGTGCCGAACGCCTCGGCCGCGGCATCCAGTTCATGCGCCACCTGCGCGCGCAGCAGCACGTCGCTGCCGAGCAGCTCCTCGAGCTGGGCGATCTCCTTCTTGAGGTTGTCGCGCTCGGCCTCGAGTTCGATGCGGGAGAACTTCGTCAGCCGGCGCAGTCGCAGCTCGAGGATGTACTCGGACTGCGCCTCCGACAGGTCGAAGACGCTCATCAGGCGCTGGCGCGCCTGTTCGCCGTCATCGGAGGTGCGGATGACCTGGATGACCTCGTCGATGTCGAGGATCGCGATGAGCAGGCCCTCGACCAGGTGCAGTCGTTCCTTGCGCCGAGCGAGCCGGTAGCGGCTGCGGCGCGTCACGACGCTGATGCGGTGGTCGAGGTAGACCCGCAGCAGTTCACGGAGCCCGAGCGTCTGCGGCTGCCCTTCGACGAGTGCGACGTTGTTGATGCTGAACGAGTCCTCGAGCGGCGTCAGCCGGTAGAGGTGGTCCAGGACCGCCTGGGGGTCGAAGCCCGTCTTGATGCCGATGACCAGACGCAGACCGTGGTGACGGTCGGTGAGGTCGGTGACGTCCGAGATCCCCTGCAGCTTCTTGGCGTTGACCGCGTCCTTGATCTTCTCGATCACGCGCTCCGGGCCGACGAGATAGGGCAGCTCGGTGACGATGAGCCCGGTCCGGCGCGGGCCCAGCGACTCGATCGACACCTTGGCCCGGGTGCGGAAGCTGCCGCGCCCGTTCGTGTAGGCGTCCTTGATGCCGTCGAGACCGACGATGATGCCGCCACCGGGAAGATCCGGACCTGGCACGAACTCCATGACCTCGTCGACCGTGGCCTCGGGGTTGTCGAGCAGATGCGTGGCCGCGCCGACCACCTCGATGAGGTTGTGCGGCGCCATGTTCGTCGCCATGCCGACCGCGATGCCGGTCGTGCCGTTGACGAGGAGGTTGGGGAACGCGGCCGGCAGCACTTCGGGCTGCTGGAACTGGCCGTCGTAGTTGGGGATGAAGTCGACGACGTCCTCATCGAGATTCTCGGTGAGCGCGAGCGCCGGAGGGGCGAGACGGGCCTCGGTGTAGCGAGGGGCGGCGGGCCCGTCGTCGAGCGAGCCGAAATTGCCGTGGCCGTCGACCAGCGGCACGCGCAGCGAGAACGGCTGCGCGAGCCGCACGAGCGCGTCGTAGATGGGGGCGTCGCCGTGCGGGTGCAGCTTTCCCATCACCTCGCCGACGACGCGGGCGCTCTTGACGTGCCCGCGGTCGGGGCGCAGCCCCATGTCGGCCATCTGGAAGAGGATGCGCCGCTGAACCGGCTTCAGCCCGTCGCGCGCATCGGGGAGCGCGCGCGAATAGATCACCGAGTACGCGTACTCGAGGAACGACGTCTGCATCTCGGACGAGACGTCGACGTCCTCGATGCGTCCGTGGTCGGCGGGTGAGGAATCGGTGCGGGAAGCGGGCATGTGTCGATGAAGCCTCGGGTGACGGCGGGAGCGGTAGGGCGCGGCCGCGGTGTGCGAGACTGGCCCCGATGTCCCTCAGCCTACCCGCGGACCCGCCGCGCGCCCGGAGCCTCACCCGTGTCGTGCCCGAGATGTCGGCGGCACTCAACGGCACATCGGAGTGGTTCGCACCGGCGCGCAGCGCGATCGTGTGGGTGATCGACGGGCTGGGCGTGTCGAACCTCGCCGCCCGCGCGGGACACGCGCGCTTCCTCAGCGAAGCGCGGACGAGACGGGATGCCGCGCGCACCGTCTTCCCCTCCACCACGGCAGCCGCACTGACGAGTCTGCTCACGGGCGCCCTGCCGGGGGAGCATGGCATCGTCGGCTATCGCGCCCGGGTTCCCGGCACCGACGACGTCGTCAACATGCTGCGCGGGTGGGACACCGACGGCCTGCCGCTGTCGTTCCAGCGTGCCGCGCCGCTGTCCGCCACGCTCGGCCGGCCGTTCTTCGCCGTGTCGCGCAACGAGTACGCGCGCACCGGATTCACGGCCGTGACCCTGGGAGACGCCGAGTTCCACGGAGTGGACGACCTCGACGAACGCGTACGTGTCGCCGCCGACCTGGCGGCGCGGCATCCGGGCTCGCTCGTCTATCTGTATGCGGCCGATCTCGACGCGGTGGGCCACAAGCGCGGCTGGGAGTCCGACGAGTGGGTGGCCGCTCTGGAACGGATCGACGCCGCTGCCCGCACGCTCGCGGCATCGGTCGACCGCAGCACCGGCGTCGTCGTCACCTCGGATCACGGCATGATCGACGTCCCCCGTCACCGCCACATCCTGCTCGACGAGGGCGGCAACCTGCTCGACGGCGTCCGCCTCATCGGCGGCGAGCCGCGCATGCTGCAGATGTATGCCGAGGCCGGGCAGGCTGATGCCGTGCTCGCGCGGTGGCGCGAGGCCGAGGGGTCGCGATCCTGGGTCTTCTCCCGCGCCGAGCTCGAGACGTCGGGACTCATGGGGGTCGTCGACCCCGAGGTCGGCGCCCGCATCGGCGACGTGATCGTCGCCCCGCGCACCGGGATCGCGTATTACGACGATCGCCTCGCCGACACGGCACCGCAGAAGATGGTGGGCCAGCACGGCTCGCTGAGCGATGAGGAGCGGGTCGTGCCTCTCATCCGGCTCGGCGCGTTCGCCTGAGCCGTCAGTCGTCGGAACGGGCGCCGAAGACGATCTCATCCCACGAGGGCATCGAGGTGCGCCCCTTGCGACGGCCCGCCTCCGCCACCGCGGCAGGAGTGGGCGCCTGATAGTCGGATGCCGGCGGCTCTTCGTCGGCGGGTGCCTCGTCGTAGCCCGGTTCGAGGGCGTCGAACAGCGCGACCGGCGCCGAGGAGCGCTGCGGTGCAGCCACTTCGTCGGCGCCCGGCAGCGGCTCACGCTGACCGCGGCGACGGCGCAGGGCCTCGAGAAGATCCGCGGTCTCGGCCGACGTGACGACGGTGGGCTCGCTCGCACGCTTGATCGCCGCCTCCTGGACGGCGGGAGCGGCCGGCGAGGGGATCTCGGGCGACTCGATGTCGGCGTCGGGGAGGCGCCGCGGACCGAACGCGCCGCTGTCGAAGCGCGAGTCGTCCTTGGCCGGCGCACTGTCCAGTGCCCGCAGGCGCGGGATCAGCCCTTCGGGCAGCGATCCCTGGCGAGAGAGCTGGATCGCGTCGGAGTTCAGCGGCGACAGCGTGCTGCGGCGGGGGTCGAAGCCCCAGCGGGCATCGTGCCCGATGTCGTTGGCCGTGAACTCCAGCTTGACCGTCCAGCCGGTGGGCGCCTTCCAGCTCGTCCACCGTTCGCCTATGGCACCGGCCTCGGCGAGCTTGGCGCGCACGGCGGAGCCGAACGTGGTCTGTCCGTCGCCCTCGAAGTCGCCGCCGAGAAGAACGGGCACCGCCAGCGCCTGTCCTACGACGTGCTCGCGCTCGGCCAGCACGGGGCCTTCGAAGCGCACCACGTCCTCGACGCGCGCGCCGAGGAGCTCGGCGACCTCGTGGGCGGACAGCCCGGAGCGGATGTGCGCCTGGATCTCCCGCGGACTCGCGCGCGGCGCTTGGACGTCGCCGTCGCGGTCGCGCCGCGCCTTGCGCAGCTCGACCCGCAGCACATCGTCGACATCGAGCGAGAATCTCTCGCCGGACTCGGTCGCCAGGATGAGCTTGTCGTCCTCGGTTCCGATGACCTTGAGCTGTTCCATGCGGACGCCCCTTACTTTTCCCTTGGGCTCACGGCTGTACTTCCCCGTCGGGCTGATGGCAGCCGATGC
This window harbors:
- a CDS encoding DNA topoisomerase IV subunit B; translation: MTAEYSAHHLQVLEGLEAVRKRPGMYIGSTDSRGLMHCLWEIIDNSVDEALAGHGTRIDIVLHADGSVEVRDRARGIPVDIEPRTGLSGVEVVFTKLHAGGKFGGGSYAASGGLHGVGASVVNALSERLDVEVDRGGKTWSMSFHRGEPGIFSNGSPDSTFTPFEQRSELRVAGRAAKGVTGTRIRYWADPQIFTKDAAFNLQELEQRARQTAFLVPGLEIVIRDERPGTESGEPVETSYRFDGGISEFADFLAPDAGITDTWRLTGSGSFTETVPVLQPSGAMVPTEVERECHVDVAVRWGTGYETVSRSFVNIIATPKGGTHQQGFEQALMKVLRDQVTQNARRLKVGNDKIEKDDILAGLTAVLTVRVPEPQFEGQTKEVLGTPAVRQIVSNVVIRELSARFTSSKRDDKAQTSLLLDKVVSEMKARISARTHKETQRRKNALESSSLPAKLADCRSNDVGESELFIVEGDSALGTAKLARNSEFQALLPIRGKILNVQKASISDMLSNAECAAIIQVIGAGSGRSFDLEAARYGKIILMSDADVDGAHIRTLLLTLFFRYMRPLIDEGRVYAAVPPLHRVVVMNPGTKPNDTIYTYSEAELHGLLTKLGKAGKRWQEPVQRYKGLGEMDADQLATTTMDRAGRTLRRVRMQDAEAATSVFELLMGNDVAPRKEFIIDSSDRLVRERIDA
- the sepH gene encoding septation protein SepH produces the protein MEQLKVIGTEDDKLILATESGERFSLDVDDVLRVELRKARRDRDGDVQAPRASPREIQAHIRSGLSAHEVAELLGARVEDVVRFEGPVLAEREHVVGQALAVPVLLGGDFEGDGQTTFGSAVRAKLAEAGAIGERWTSWKAPTGWTVKLEFTANDIGHDARWGFDPRRSTLSPLNSDAIQLSRQGSLPEGLIPRLRALDSAPAKDDSRFDSGAFGPRRLPDADIESPEIPSPAAPAVQEAAIKRASEPTVVTSAETADLLEALRRRRGQREPLPGADEVAAPQRSSAPVALFDALEPGYDEAPADEEPPASDYQAPTPAAVAEAGRRKGRTSMPSWDEIVFGARSDD
- a CDS encoding DNA topoisomerase IV subunit A gives rise to the protein MPASRTDSSPADHGRIEDVDVSSEMQTSFLEYAYSVIYSRALPDARDGLKPVQRRILFQMADMGLRPDRGHVKSARVVGEVMGKLHPHGDAPIYDALVRLAQPFSLRVPLVDGHGNFGSLDDGPAAPRYTEARLAPPALALTENLDEDVVDFIPNYDGQFQQPEVLPAAFPNLLVNGTTGIAVGMATNMAPHNLIEVVGAATHLLDNPEATVDEVMEFVPGPDLPGGGIIVGLDGIKDAYTNGRGSFRTRAKVSIESLGPRRTGLIVTELPYLVGPERVIEKIKDAVNAKKLQGISDVTDLTDRHHGLRLVIGIKTGFDPQAVLDHLYRLTPLEDSFSINNVALVEGQPQTLGLRELLRVYLDHRISVVTRRSRYRLARRKERLHLVEGLLIAILDIDEVIQVIRTSDDGEQARQRLMSVFDLSEAQSEYILELRLRRLTKFSRIELEAERDNLKKEIAQLEELLGSDVLLRAQVAHELDAAAEAFGTPRRTLLLNGGPVQPRSRAAAAAADLQIADAPCRVFLSATGRMVRAELVADAPGGGVVAPARRSKHDAIRSSVDATTRGDIGAVTSLGRLVRLSPVDLPSVPGNSVQLGAGTRADQYLGLSGGEHVVALVPLADTPPIAVGTAQGVVKRVAASELGNKHDIEIISLKDGDRVVGAAPASDGAELVFVASDSQLLRFDASSVRPQGRSAGGMAGMRLTDGAQVIAFDVVGPSEFDAVVVTIAGSTTALAGTDAGSAKVSLFSEFPAKGRATGGVRAHRFLRGEDALTIAWVGTDPRAIGSDGAVRALPAAGAKRDASGTALDGVIGAVGTGIR
- a CDS encoding nucleotide pyrophosphatase/phosphodiesterase family protein; this translates as MSLSLPADPPRARSLTRVVPEMSAALNGTSEWFAPARSAIVWVIDGLGVSNLAARAGHARFLSEARTRRDAARTVFPSTTAAALTSLLTGALPGEHGIVGYRARVPGTDDVVNMLRGWDTDGLPLSFQRAAPLSATLGRPFFAVSRNEYARTGFTAVTLGDAEFHGVDDLDERVRVAADLAARHPGSLVYLYAADLDAVGHKRGWESDEWVAALERIDAAARTLAASVDRSTGVVVTSDHGMIDVPRHRHILLDEGGNLLDGVRLIGGEPRMLQMYAEAGQADAVLARWREAEGSRSWVFSRAELETSGLMGVVDPEVGARIGDVIVAPRTGIAYYDDRLADTAPQKMVGQHGSLSDEERVVPLIRLGAFA